From Pulveribacter suum, a single genomic window includes:
- the dapA gene encoding 4-hydroxy-tetrahydrodipicolinate synthase: MTSPSAPLTGSIVALATPMHDDGSVDYSALRKLIDWHIQEGTDCIGVVGTTGESPTVNVEEHREIIRVSVEQAAGRVPVMAGCGANSTHEAIALARYASEVGASSQLQVVPYYNKPTQEGQYQHFKAIAEAVGDLPMVLYNVPGRSVADMHHETVLRLAQVPGIIGIKEATGDIARAQWLIRDVPKGFAVYSGDDPTAVALMLCGGQGNISVTANVAPRLMRELCAAAIAGDARRAMEIQFRLLALHKHLFVEANPIPVKWAMARMGLCGPAMRLPMTPLTQANEPVVEGALRAAGLVA; encoded by the coding sequence ATGACCTCTCCCAGCGCCCCCCTGACGGGCAGCATCGTCGCCCTCGCCACTCCCATGCACGATGACGGCAGCGTGGACTACTCCGCCCTGCGCAAACTCATCGACTGGCACATCCAGGAAGGCACGGACTGCATCGGCGTGGTGGGCACCACGGGCGAGTCGCCCACTGTGAACGTCGAGGAGCACCGCGAGATCATCCGCGTGTCCGTCGAGCAGGCCGCCGGCCGCGTGCCCGTCATGGCCGGCTGCGGCGCCAATTCCACGCACGAGGCCATCGCCCTGGCGCGCTACGCCAGCGAGGTGGGCGCGAGCAGCCAGCTGCAGGTCGTGCCCTACTACAACAAGCCTACGCAAGAGGGCCAGTACCAGCACTTCAAGGCGATCGCCGAGGCCGTGGGTGACCTGCCCATGGTGCTGTACAACGTGCCCGGCCGCTCGGTGGCGGACATGCACCACGAGACCGTGCTGCGCCTGGCCCAGGTGCCCGGCATCATCGGCATCAAGGAAGCGACCGGCGATATCGCCCGCGCGCAGTGGCTGATCCGCGACGTGCCCAAGGGCTTTGCCGTCTATTCGGGCGACGACCCGACGGCTGTGGCGCTCATGCTGTGTGGCGGCCAGGGCAACATCAGCGTGACGGCCAACGTGGCCCCGCGCCTGATGCGCGAGCTGTGCGCCGCGGCCATCGCGGGCGACGCCCGGCGCGCCATGGAGATCCAGTTTCGCCTGCTGGCGCTGCACAAGCACCTGTTCGTCGAGGCCAACCCGATTCCCGTCAAATGGGCCATGGCCCGCATGGGCCTGTGCGGCCCGGCCATGCGCCTGCCCATGACGCCGCTGACCCAGGCCAACGAACCCGTGGTGGAAGGCGCCCTGCGCGCCGCCGGCCTGGTGGCCTGA
- a CDS encoding MFS transporter has translation MHPANTRARPLSMAQVLLCGAAVVTLSMGIRHGFGLWLQPITQDMGWTRQTFALAMAIQNLAWGLFGIFGGMVADRFGAFRVLIGGSLLYAAGLVGMALSPTPGLFALTTGVVIGAAQAGTTYAIIYGVLGRQISADKRSWAMGVAAAAGSFGQFLMVPLEGQLILSFGWQQALLVLAAMALLIIPLAFGLREPGFHGGTPAQRSQSMGEAVVEALRHKSFVLLTLGYFVCGFQVVFIGVHMPSYLKDHGLSPQVASFALALIGLFNVFGTYAAGSLGQRIPKRNILVFIYWARAVVITVFLVVPLSPLSVYVFSAVMGALWLSTVPPTNAVVAQIFGVQHLSMLSGFVFFSHQIGSFMGVWLGGYLYDRTGSYDIVWYLAVALGVAAGLINLPVRERAIVRPAAQAA, from the coding sequence ATGCACCCTGCCAACACTCGCGCGCGCCCGCTTTCCATGGCCCAGGTCCTGCTCTGCGGCGCCGCCGTGGTGACGCTGTCCATGGGCATCCGCCACGGCTTCGGCCTGTGGCTGCAGCCCATCACGCAGGACATGGGCTGGACGCGCCAGACCTTCGCCCTGGCCATGGCCATCCAGAACCTGGCCTGGGGGCTGTTCGGCATCTTCGGCGGCATGGTGGCCGACCGCTTCGGCGCCTTCCGGGTGCTGATCGGCGGCTCCTTGCTGTACGCCGCCGGCCTGGTGGGCATGGCGCTGTCGCCCACGCCGGGACTGTTCGCGCTGACCACGGGAGTGGTCATCGGCGCGGCCCAGGCGGGTACCACCTACGCCATCATCTATGGCGTGCTGGGGCGCCAGATCTCGGCGGACAAGCGCTCTTGGGCCATGGGCGTGGCAGCGGCGGCGGGCTCCTTCGGACAGTTTCTGATGGTGCCGCTGGAGGGGCAGCTGATCCTGTCCTTCGGCTGGCAGCAGGCCTTGCTGGTGCTGGCTGCCATGGCGCTCTTGATCATCCCGCTGGCCTTCGGCCTGCGCGAGCCCGGCTTTCACGGCGGCACGCCGGCGCAGCGCTCGCAGAGCATGGGCGAGGCAGTGGTGGAGGCCCTGCGCCACAAGAGCTTCGTGCTGCTCACCCTGGGCTACTTCGTCTGCGGCTTTCAGGTGGTGTTCATCGGCGTGCACATGCCCAGCTACCTGAAGGACCACGGTCTGTCGCCGCAGGTGGCCAGCTTTGCGCTGGCGCTGATCGGCCTGTTCAACGTCTTTGGCACCTACGCGGCCGGCTCCCTGGGCCAGCGCATCCCCAAGCGCAACATCCTGGTGTTTATCTACTGGGCGCGGGCAGTGGTCATCACCGTCTTCCTGGTGGTGCCGCTGTCGCCGCTGTCGGTCTATGTGTTTTCTGCCGTGATGGGAGCGCTGTGGCTGTCCACCGTGCCGCCGACCAACGCCGTGGTGGCGCAGATCTTCGGCGTTCAGCATCTGTCCATGCTTAGCGGCTTCGTGTTCTTCAGCCACCAGATCGGCAGCTTCATGGGCGTGTGGCTGGGCGGCTACCTCTATGACCGCACGGGCAGCTATGACATCGTGTGGTACCTGGCCGTCGCCTTGGGCGTGGCGGCCGGCCTGATCAACCTGCCGGTGCGCGAGCGCGCCATCGTGCGCCCCGCCGCGCAGGCGGCCTGA
- a CDS encoding class I SAM-dependent methyltransferase produces MHPHHQGRPSEWIVRWAHLVPAGGAVLDVACGPGRHLRWFHERNHPVTGVDQAPEAIDSIAPYAEAIRADIEGGPWPLAGRQFAAVVVTHYLWRPLLPAIVDCVAPGGVLLYETFAQGNETVGRPARADFLLAPGELLRACAPLRVVAYEDGFLEGPARFVQRIAAVRLPAGAAAAMRLPLMPPA; encoded by the coding sequence ATGCACCCGCACCACCAGGGTCGGCCCTCCGAATGGATCGTGCGCTGGGCGCACCTGGTACCCGCCGGCGGCGCGGTGCTGGACGTGGCCTGCGGCCCGGGCCGGCACCTGCGCTGGTTTCATGAACGAAATCACCCCGTAACCGGCGTGGATCAAGCGCCAGAAGCTATTGATTCAATAGCACCCTACGCCGAGGCCATCCGGGCCGACATCGAGGGCGGCCCCTGGCCACTGGCCGGGCGGCAGTTCGCCGCAGTGGTCGTCACCCACTACCTGTGGCGCCCCCTGCTGCCCGCCATCGTGGACTGCGTGGCGCCGGGCGGCGTGCTGCTGTACGAGACCTTCGCCCAGGGCAACGAGACCGTGGGCCGGCCTGCGCGGGCCGACTTTCTGCTGGCTCCGGGCGAGCTGCTGCGCGCCTGCGCGCCGCTGCGGGTGGTGGCCTATGAAGACGGCTTCCTGGAGGGGCCGGCGCGCTTCGTGCAGCGCATCGCCGCCGTGCGCCTGCCCGCCGGGGCCGCCGCGGCCATGCGCCTGCCCCTCATGCCGCCAGCTTGA
- the parC gene encoding DNA topoisomerase IV subunit A, whose protein sequence is MTEHPAPDLSPAPQADDSLASYAQRAYLEYALSVVKGRALPDVCDGLKPVQRRILYAMGEMGLGWSGANRNTAARPVKSARVVGDVLGRFHPHGDQSAYDALVRLAQDFNQRYPLIDGQGNFGSRDGDGAAAMRYTEARLARITTLLLDEIDMGTVDFVPNYDGSTLEPRQLPARLPFALLNGASGIAVGLATEIPSHNLREVADACVALVKTPKLSDDEVYARIPGPDYPGGGQIISPAADIQAAYRTGRGSLKVRARWKIEELARGQWQLVVTELPPGVSAQKVLEEIEELTNPKVKAGKKALNPEQVQLKASMLALLDGVRDESSKDAPVRLVIEPKTSKIAQAELTTTLLAHTSLETSAPINLTMVGLDGRPVQKSLRQMLEEWIAFRQQTITRRSQHRLAKVLERIHILEGRQIVLLNIDEVIAIIRGADEPKAALIERFRLSDRQAEDILEIRLRQLARLEAIKIEQELADLREEQGKLEDILGNPASLRRLMVREIEADAKQFADARRTLIQEERRAVVEVRVPDEPVTVIVSHKGWVRARQGHGLDAASFTVKAGDSLYGTFECRTVDTLIVFGSNGRVYSVAVAQLPGGRGDGQPITTLIELESGTQPLHYFAGPAGAALALAGSGGYGFVSTVEHMTGRNRGGKAFVSLAEGERLCRPSHAAFTSASQPLVSATHVCCASVGGRILTFEISEMKFMEKGGRGLMLIDLEAGDQLAGVAAYTRSVRFEGVGRGGKARQEQLEIRSLNNARAARGRKGKAADLGFKVADVLRVE, encoded by the coding sequence ATGACAGAACATCCCGCTCCTGATCTCTCGCCCGCCCCGCAGGCGGATGATTCGCTGGCCAGCTACGCCCAGCGCGCCTACCTCGAATACGCCCTGTCCGTCGTCAAGGGCCGGGCGCTGCCCGACGTCTGCGATGGCTTGAAGCCGGTGCAGCGGCGCATCCTCTACGCCATGGGCGAGATGGGCCTGGGCTGGAGCGGCGCCAACCGCAACACCGCCGCCCGGCCCGTGAAGAGCGCGCGCGTGGTGGGCGACGTGCTGGGCCGGTTTCACCCGCACGGCGACCAGTCGGCCTACGACGCGCTGGTGCGCCTGGCGCAGGACTTCAACCAGCGCTACCCGCTGATCGACGGCCAGGGCAACTTTGGCAGCCGCGACGGCGACGGCGCGGCCGCCATGCGCTACACCGAGGCGCGCCTGGCGCGCATCACCACTTTGCTGCTCGACGAGATCGACATGGGCACAGTGGATTTCGTGCCCAACTACGACGGCTCGACGCTGGAGCCGCGCCAGCTGCCGGCGCGCCTGCCGTTTGCGCTGCTCAACGGCGCCAGCGGCATCGCCGTGGGCCTGGCCACCGAGATCCCCAGCCACAACCTGCGCGAGGTGGCCGATGCCTGCGTGGCGCTGGTCAAGACGCCGAAGCTGTCCGACGACGAGGTGTACGCGCGGATCCCGGGGCCGGACTACCCCGGCGGCGGGCAGATCATCAGCCCGGCGGCCGACATCCAGGCGGCCTACCGCACCGGGCGGGGCAGCCTGAAGGTGCGCGCGCGCTGGAAGATCGAGGAGCTGGCGCGCGGCCAGTGGCAGCTGGTGGTGACCGAGCTGCCGCCCGGCGTGTCGGCGCAGAAGGTGCTCGAGGAGATCGAGGAGCTCACCAACCCCAAGGTCAAGGCGGGCAAGAAGGCCCTGAACCCGGAGCAGGTGCAGCTGAAAGCCAGCATGCTGGCGCTGCTGGACGGCGTGCGCGACGAGTCCAGCAAGGACGCGCCGGTGCGCCTGGTCATCGAGCCCAAGACCTCGAAGATTGCCCAGGCCGAGCTGACCACGACCCTGCTGGCGCACACCAGCCTGGAGACGTCCGCGCCCATCAACCTGACCATGGTGGGCCTGGATGGCCGGCCGGTGCAAAAGTCGCTGCGCCAGATGCTGGAGGAGTGGATCGCCTTTCGCCAGCAGACCATCACGCGGCGCAGCCAGCACCGCCTGGCCAAGGTGCTCGAGCGCATCCACATTCTCGAAGGGCGGCAGATCGTGCTGCTCAACATCGACGAGGTCATCGCCATCATCCGCGGAGCCGACGAGCCCAAGGCCGCGCTGATCGAGCGCTTCCGCCTGTCGGATCGACAGGCTGAGGACATCCTGGAGATCCGCTTGCGCCAGCTGGCGCGGCTGGAGGCCATCAAGATCGAGCAGGAGCTCGCTGATCTGCGCGAGGAGCAGGGCAAGCTGGAAGACATCCTGGGCAACCCGGCCTCGCTGCGCCGGCTGATGGTGCGCGAGATCGAGGCGGATGCCAAACAGTTTGCCGACGCGCGCCGCACGCTGATCCAGGAGGAACGCCGCGCCGTGGTGGAGGTGCGCGTGCCCGACGAGCCGGTCACCGTCATCGTCTCGCACAAGGGCTGGGTGCGCGCCCGCCAGGGCCATGGGCTGGACGCGGCCAGCTTCACCGTCAAGGCGGGCGACAGCCTGTACGGCACCTTCGAGTGCCGCACGGTGGACACGCTCATCGTCTTTGGCAGCAATGGCCGGGTGTATTCGGTGGCCGTGGCGCAGCTGCCCGGCGGGCGTGGCGACGGCCAGCCCATCACCACGCTGATCGAGCTGGAGTCGGGCACGCAGCCGCTGCACTACTTTGCCGGGCCGGCCGGCGCGGCGCTGGCGCTGGCGGGCTCCGGTGGCTACGGCTTCGTCTCCACCGTGGAGCACATGACCGGGCGCAACCGCGGCGGCAAGGCCTTCGTGAGCCTGGCCGAGGGCGAGCGCCTGTGCCGCCCCTCGCATGCGGCGTTCACCAGCGCCAGCCAGCCTTTGGTCTCCGCCACGCACGTGTGCTGCGCCTCGGTGGGCGGGCGCATCCTGACGTTCGAGATCAGCGAGATGAAGTTCATGGAAAAGGGCGGGCGCGGCCTGATGCTGATCGACCTGGAAGCGGGCGACCAGCTGGCCGGCGTGGCCGCCTACACGCGCAGCGTGCGCTTCGAAGGCGTGGGCCGCGGCGGCAAGGCGCGCCAGGAGCAGCTGGAAATCCGCTCGCTGAACAACGCCCGCGCCGCCCGCGGCCGCAAGGGCAAGGCGGCCGACCTGGGCTTCAAGGTGGCGGACGTGCTGCGCGTGGAGTAG
- a CDS encoding MBL fold metallo-hydrolase, with protein MLRFRNLASGSGGNATLIEARSGAHTRRLLMDCGLSLRQVDVRLAAAGTGAGELDALFITHEHSDHTGCVLKLALRERIPVWMSQGTWEGMGAPPLDGLLRIARDGQPIDLGDFEALPFAVPHDAREPLHLRCSDGATHIGLMTDLGHASDHVLQHLRGCHALLLETNHDADMLHGGHYPAFLKRRIAGPHGHLPNDASADLLHALCHPGLRHVVAAHLSARNNQPHLAQAALAGAWGCADTDIVVADQRTGTGWIEASY; from the coding sequence TTGCTGCGCTTTCGCAACCTGGCCAGCGGCAGTGGCGGCAACGCCACCCTGATCGAGGCACGCAGCGGCGCCCACACGCGCCGCCTGCTGATGGACTGCGGCCTGAGCCTGCGCCAGGTGGACGTGCGGCTGGCCGCCGCCGGCACCGGGGCAGGCGAGCTGGACGCGCTCTTCATCACCCACGAGCATTCGGACCACACGGGCTGCGTGCTCAAGCTGGCGCTGCGCGAGCGCATCCCCGTGTGGATGAGCCAGGGCACCTGGGAAGGCATGGGCGCGCCCCCTCTGGACGGCCTGCTGCGCATCGCACGCGACGGCCAGCCCATCGACCTGGGCGATTTCGAGGCCCTGCCCTTCGCCGTGCCCCACGACGCGCGCGAGCCGCTGCACCTGCGCTGCAGCGACGGGGCCACGCACATCGGCCTGATGACCGACCTGGGGCACGCCAGCGACCACGTGCTGCAGCACCTGCGCGGCTGCCACGCCCTGCTGCTGGAAACCAACCACGACGCGGACATGCTGCACGGCGGGCACTATCCCGCCTTCCTCAAGCGGCGCATCGCCGGACCCCACGGCCACCTGCCCAACGATGCCAGCGCCGACCTGCTGCACGCCCTGTGCCACCCCGGCCTGCGCCATGTGGTCGCCGCCCACCTGAGCGCGCGCAACAACCAGCCGCACCTGGCCCAGGCGGCGCTCGCCGGTGCCTGGGGCTGCGCCGACACGGACATCGTCGTGGCCGACCAGCGCACGGGTACGGGCTGGATCGAAGCCAGCTACTGA
- a CDS encoding cupin domain-containing protein gives MDIQQPLPLLGGLSADQFMRRHWHKKPLLVRQAMPGFKPPVSRSALLQLAGSEDVESRLIQHRDGRWLLRHGPLPRRAIPSLSTREWTVLVQGVDLHDDATHALMQQFAFVPQARLDDLMISYASDGGGVGPHFDSYDVFLLQAQGRRRWRIGRQKNLELVDGLPLKVLANFEPEEEYVLEPGDLLYLPPRWAHDGVAEGECMTYSIGFRSPERAGLAHEVLLRMADAAADEEGGPLYRDPQQPAVATPGAIPAELQAFARQAVERALAQPQALECALGEALTEPKPNVWFEPGAGAGLLESVALDRRTRMMYDARHIFINGESYRAAGRDAALMRRLADARALTPAELARASDEALELLSAWCDAGWAHAGPAA, from the coding sequence ATGGATATCCAACAACCGCTGCCGCTGCTGGGCGGCCTGAGTGCTGACCAATTCATGCGCCGCCACTGGCACAAGAAGCCCTTGCTGGTGCGCCAGGCAATGCCCGGCTTCAAGCCGCCTGTCTCGCGCAGCGCGCTGCTGCAGCTGGCCGGCAGCGAGGACGTGGAGTCGCGCCTGATCCAGCACAGGGATGGGCGCTGGCTGCTGCGCCACGGGCCGCTGCCGCGCCGCGCCATCCCCTCGCTTTCGACCCGCGAGTGGACGGTATTGGTGCAGGGGGTGGACCTGCACGACGACGCCACGCACGCGCTGATGCAGCAGTTCGCCTTCGTGCCGCAGGCACGGCTGGACGACCTCATGATCAGCTATGCCAGCGATGGCGGCGGTGTCGGTCCGCATTTCGACAGCTACGACGTCTTCCTGCTGCAGGCCCAGGGCCGCCGGCGCTGGCGCATCGGCCGCCAGAAAAACCTGGAGCTGGTGGACGGCCTGCCTTTGAAAGTGCTGGCGAACTTCGAGCCGGAAGAGGAATACGTGCTGGAGCCTGGCGACCTGCTGTACCTGCCACCGCGCTGGGCGCACGACGGCGTGGCCGAGGGCGAGTGCATGACGTATTCCATCGGCTTTCGCTCGCCAGAGCGGGCCGGCCTGGCGCACGAGGTGCTGCTGCGCATGGCCGATGCCGCCGCCGATGAGGAGGGCGGCCCCCTCTACCGCGATCCGCAGCAGCCGGCCGTGGCCACGCCAGGGGCCATTCCGGCCGAGCTGCAGGCCTTTGCCCGCCAGGCCGTCGAGCGCGCCCTGGCCCAGCCGCAGGCGCTGGAATGCGCCCTGGGGGAGGCATTGACCGAGCCCAAGCCGAACGTCTGGTTCGAGCCAGGGGCGGGCGCCGGCCTGCTCGAGAGCGTGGCGCTGGACCGGCGCACCCGCATGATGTATGACGCGCGGCACATCTTCATCAACGGCGAGAGCTATCGCGCTGCCGGGCGCGACGCGGCGCTGATGCGCCGCCTGGCCGACGCCCGTGCGCTGACGCCGGCCGAGCTGGCCCGCGCCAGCGATGAGGCGCTGGAGCTGCTGTCCGCCTGGTGCGACGCCGGCTGGGCGCACGCCGGGCCGGCCGCCTGA
- the bamC gene encoding outer membrane protein assembly factor BamC, with protein sequence MNPGTRIGLIGLALSLSACSVLEGDKIDYKSATKGATLEVPPDLSQLSRDTRYTVPGGVVSAAAFEAGQAQQPRSAHAAPLKIGDVHIERDGNQRWLVVGRPVDQLWEPVRDFWLDNGFVYTLEQRDLGLLETDWAENRAKLPQDFIRQTIGKVFDSLYSTGERDKFRTRMERRADGSTEIYVTHRGMIEVYNNTQKDQTVWQPRAPDPELETEFLRRMMVKLGVSEEQSRAAAAAPVPAAPSARIGQVGGAPVVQLDEPFDRAWRRVGVSLDRTGFTVEDRDRSQGVYFVRYVEPNADKKDKGFFGKLFSRSADAAAPLKYRIVVRSEGGQSTVSVLNAAGAPESSANAERIVRVIADDLK encoded by the coding sequence GTGAACCCTGGCACCCGCATCGGCCTGATCGGCCTCGCCCTGTCCCTGTCGGCCTGCTCCGTCCTGGAGGGCGACAAGATCGACTACAAAAGCGCCACCAAGGGAGCCACGCTGGAGGTGCCGCCGGACCTGTCGCAGCTCTCGCGCGACACCCGCTACACGGTGCCCGGCGGCGTGGTCTCGGCCGCGGCCTTCGAGGCTGGCCAGGCGCAGCAGCCCCGCTCGGCCCACGCCGCGCCCCTGAAGATCGGCGACGTGCACATCGAGCGTGACGGCAACCAGCGCTGGCTGGTGGTGGGCCGCCCGGTGGACCAGCTGTGGGAGCCGGTGCGCGACTTCTGGCTGGACAATGGCTTCGTCTATACCCTGGAGCAGCGCGATCTGGGCCTGCTGGAAACCGACTGGGCCGAAAACCGCGCCAAGCTGCCCCAGGACTTCATCCGCCAGACCATCGGCAAGGTGTTCGACTCGCTGTACTCCACCGGCGAGCGTGACAAGTTCCGCACCCGCATGGAGCGGCGCGCCGACGGCAGCACCGAGATCTATGTGACCCACCGCGGCATGATCGAGGTCTATAACAACACCCAAAAGGACCAGACCGTCTGGCAGCCGCGCGCTCCCGATCCGGAGCTGGAGACCGAATTCCTGCGCCGCATGATGGTCAAGCTGGGCGTGAGCGAGGAGCAGTCGCGCGCTGCCGCCGCCGCCCCGGTCCCGGCCGCGCCTTCCGCGCGCATCGGCCAGGTGGGCGGCGCGCCCGTCGTGCAGCTCGATGAGCCTTTCGACCGGGCCTGGCGCCGCGTGGGCGTGTCGCTGGACCGCACGGGCTTCACCGTCGAGGACCGCGACCGCAGCCAGGGCGTGTACTTCGTGCGCTACGTAGAGCCCAACGCCGACAAGAAGGACAAGGGCTTCTTCGGCAAGCTGTTCAGCCGCAGCGCCGATGCGGCGGCGCCCCTGAAGTACCGCATCGTCGTGCGCAGCGAGGGCGGCCAGAGCACCGTGTCGGTGCTCAATGCCGCCGGCGCGCCCGAGAGCTCGGCCAACGCCGAGCGCATCGTGCGCGTCATTGCGGACGACCTGAAGTAA
- a CDS encoding FKBP-type peptidyl-prolyl cis-trans isomerase encodes MEINEQCVVALTWVLKDTMGEELDVLDDPVEFLVGGDDLLARIEQALQGYAPGAELSLHLEPEDAFGDYDGQLLFLEPRTLFPAELEEGMTFEGSALPAGASADAPREALYTVAQIYPEHVVLDGNHPLAGLALRLQLKVHSVREATEQELERLTAGTGFFRLQPQAPGSDTLH; translated from the coding sequence ATGGAAATCAACGAACAATGCGTGGTGGCCCTGACCTGGGTGCTCAAGGACACCATGGGCGAAGAACTGGACGTGCTGGACGATCCGGTGGAGTTTCTTGTCGGCGGCGACGACCTGCTGGCGCGCATCGAGCAGGCCCTGCAGGGCTATGCGCCCGGCGCCGAGCTGTCGTTGCACCTGGAGCCCGAAGACGCCTTTGGCGACTATGACGGCCAGCTGCTCTTTCTGGAGCCGCGCACGCTGTTCCCGGCTGAGCTGGAAGAAGGCATGACTTTTGAAGGCTCGGCGCTGCCCGCGGGGGCCAGCGCCGACGCGCCGCGCGAAGCGCTCTACACCGTGGCGCAGATCTACCCGGAACACGTGGTGCTGGATGGCAACCACCCGCTGGCAGGCCTGGCACTGCGCCTGCAGCTCAAGGTGCATTCCGTGCGCGAAGCCACCGAGCAGGAGCTGGAGCGCCTTACCGCCGGCACGGGCTTTTTCCGGCTGCAGCCGCAGGCGCCCGGCAGCGATACGCTGCACTGA
- a CDS encoding DNA topoisomerase IV subunit B gives MAAKPASHTTSDYAEGSIRVLKGLEPVKQRPGMYTRTDNPLHIIQEVLDNAADEALAGFGKKIRVTLHLDGSVSVEDDGRGIPFGLHPEEKAPVVELVFTRLHAGGKFDKGKGGAYNFSGGLHGVGVSVTNALSTRMEVTTHREGQSARLVFAAGDVVEPLQARPLQAGERKQGTTVRAWPDAKYFESSHLPMAELTHLLRSKAVLMPGVAVTLLSEKTRETQTWQYKGGLRDYLQQTLPVDPVIPLFEGEGFADAGSDSFAEGEGAAWAVAFTEEGAPVRESYVNLIPTSAGGTHDSGLRDGLFQAVKGFIELHGLLPKGVKLMPEDVFARASYVLSAKVLDPQFQGQIKERLNSRDAVRLVSSFVRPALELWLNQHVDYGKKLAELAIKAAQTRQKAGQKVEKRKGSGVAVLPGKLTDCESRDTQYNEVFLVEGDSAGGSAKMGRDKETQAILPLRGKVLNTWEVERDRLFANTEVHDISVAIGVDPHGPLDEPDLSGLRYGKICILSDADVDGSHIQVLLLTLFFRHFPRLIEAGHIYVARPPLFRVDIPARGKKPAAKLYALDEGELAAILDKAAKEGVAREKCQISRFKGLGEMNAEQLWETTLNPDTRRLLPVQLGSAGYEATENLMTRLMGKGEAGSRRELMELHGDAVDVDI, from the coding sequence ATGGCAGCCAAACCCGCATCCCACACCACCAGCGACTACGCAGAAGGCTCGATCCGCGTGCTCAAGGGCCTGGAGCCCGTCAAGCAGCGCCCGGGCATGTACACCCGCACCGACAACCCCCTGCACATCATCCAGGAGGTGCTGGACAACGCCGCCGACGAGGCGCTGGCCGGCTTTGGCAAGAAGATTCGCGTAACGCTGCACCTGGACGGCTCGGTCAGCGTGGAGGACGACGGCCGCGGCATCCCCTTCGGCCTGCACCCGGAAGAAAAGGCCCCCGTGGTGGAGCTGGTCTTCACCCGGCTGCACGCCGGCGGCAAGTTCGACAAGGGCAAAGGCGGGGCCTACAACTTTTCGGGCGGGCTGCACGGCGTGGGCGTGTCGGTGACCAATGCCCTGTCCACGCGCATGGAGGTGACCACGCACCGCGAGGGCCAGTCAGCCCGGTTGGTGTTCGCCGCCGGCGACGTGGTCGAGCCGCTGCAGGCCCGGCCCCTGCAGGCCGGCGAGCGCAAGCAGGGCACCACCGTGCGCGCCTGGCCGGACGCGAAATATTTCGAATCCAGCCACCTGCCCATGGCCGAGCTGACACACCTGTTGCGCAGCAAGGCCGTGCTGATGCCCGGCGTGGCCGTCACGCTGCTGAGCGAGAAGACGCGCGAGACGCAGACCTGGCAGTACAAGGGCGGCCTGCGCGACTACCTGCAGCAGACCCTGCCGGTGGACCCGGTCATCCCCCTGTTCGAGGGCGAGGGCTTTGCCGACGCCGGCAGCGACAGCTTTGCCGAGGGCGAGGGCGCGGCCTGGGCCGTGGCCTTCACCGAAGAAGGCGCGCCGGTGCGCGAGAGCTATGTCAACCTGATCCCCACCAGCGCCGGCGGCACGCACGACAGCGGCCTGCGCGACGGCCTGTTCCAGGCCGTCAAGGGCTTCATCGAGCTGCACGGACTTTTACCCAAGGGCGTCAAGCTGATGCCCGAGGACGTGTTCGCGCGCGCCAGCTACGTGCTGTCGGCCAAGGTGCTGGACCCGCAATTCCAGGGCCAGATCAAGGAGCGGCTGAACTCGCGCGACGCGGTGCGGCTGGTCTCCAGCTTCGTGCGCCCGGCGCTAGAGCTGTGGCTGAACCAGCACGTGGACTACGGCAAGAAGCTGGCAGAACTGGCCATCAAGGCCGCGCAAACGCGCCAGAAGGCCGGCCAGAAGGTCGAAAAGCGCAAGGGTTCGGGCGTGGCCGTGCTGCCGGGCAAGCTCACCGACTGCGAAAGCCGCGACACGCAGTACAACGAAGTCTTCCTGGTCGAGGGCGACAGCGCCGGCGGCAGCGCCAAGATGGGCCGCGACAAGGAAACGCAGGCCATCCTGCCGCTGCGCGGCAAGGTGCTCAACACGTGGGAGGTCGAGCGCGACCGGCTGTTTGCCAACACCGAAGTGCACGACATCTCGGTCGCCATCGGCGTGGACCCGCACGGCCCGCTGGACGAGCCCGACCTGTCGGGCCTGCGCTACGGCAAGATCTGCATCCTCTCGGACGCGGACGTGGACGGCTCGCACATCCAGGTGCTGCTCTTGACCCTGTTCTTTCGCCACTTCCCCAGGCTGATCGAGGCCGGCCACATCTACGTGGCGCGCCCGCCGCTCTTTCGCGTGGACATCCCCGCGCGCGGCAAGAAGCCCGCCGCCAAGCTGTACGCGCTGGACGAAGGCGAGCTCGCCGCCATCCTGGACAAGGCCGCCAAGGAAGGCGTGGCGCGCGAGAAATGCCAGATCAGCCGCTTCAAGGGCCTGGGCGAGATGAACGCCGAGCAGCTGTGGGAAACCACCCTGAACCCCGACACCCGCCGCCTGCTGCCGGTGCAGCTGGGCAGCGCCGGCTACGAGGCCACCGAAAACCTGATGACCCGCCTGATGGGCAAGGGCGAGGCCGGCTCGCGGCGCGAGCTGATGGAGCTGCACGGCGACGCGGTGGACGTCGATATCTAA